A genomic window from Pecten maximus chromosome 4, xPecMax1.1, whole genome shotgun sequence includes:
- the LOC117326601 gene encoding uncharacterized protein LOC117326601, translating to MKTSVIRKRQLHSGTWDKSVRCQGVPHGGDEQNALLNTCSLDQFLNGLHQICRSLPFRNLLQALAKELPSVYGNLWNAIKLCSDGLFSDAKLKLVPNVHDMRSREGPRVMPLIKNQLPYRITKTCTTCKRCSESAHIPDIILSEFSRSTGFQGALTPFFAPPDLQCSQPGCDGQTKIELKFENDYPPLIIAADLQDLHKRIPNSHLSKVVDLFGQRYMPFLLTIAKHPAKLENGSGIPGHYMSYVFMPADSGQFDEEGKPVGNWYRFLNNENGDLEPWSFDQDDPDETFPSFIYFIWIPPSKFRVDTSG from the exons ATGAAAACAAGTGTTATTCGTAAGCGACAGCTTCACTCTGGGACCTGGGACAAGTCCGTGAGATGTCAAG GTGTTCCTCATGGTGGAGATGAACAAAATGCCTTACTTAATACCTGTTCCTTAGACCAGTTTCTGAATGGCCTGCATCAAATATGCAGGTCACTGCCATTCAGAAATCTTTTACAGGCATTAGCAAAAGAATTACCTTCTGTTTACGGG AATCTGTGGAATGCCATCAAACTGTGTAGTGACGGGCTATTTTCTGATGCCAAGTTAAAGCTTGTACCAAATGTACATGATATGAGAAGCAGAGAAGGACCAAGAGTGATGCCACTGATCAAGAACCAGCTGCCTTATAGGATTACAAAAACATGCACAACATGTAAACGTTGTTCTGAGTCGGCACATATTCCGGACATCATTCTTTCTGAATTTAGTCG TTCAACAGGATTCCAGGGAGCCCTGACACCCTTCTTTGCACCCCCAGATCTGCAATGCAGTCAGCCAGG GTGTGATGGTCAGACAAAGATCGAGCTAAAGTTTGAAAATGACTATCCTCCTCTAATCATCGCCGCAGATTTGCAGGATCTTCATAAGCGGATACCCAATAGCCATCTAAGTAAGGTGGTAGACCTGTTTGGACAAAG ATATATGCCTTTCCTGCTGACGATTGCTAAACATCCGGCCAAGTTGGAGAATGGATCAGGCATTCCTGGACACTACATGTCATATGTCTTCATGCCAGCTGATAGTGGCCAATTTGACGAAGAGGGGAAACCAGTAGGAAACTGGTATCGGTTTCTCAACAATGAAAATGGAGACCTTGAGCCTTGGAGTTTTGACCAGGATGACCCTGATGAAACATTTCCCAGTTTTATCTACTTCATTTGGATTCCCCCATCCAAATTTAGAGTGGATACTTCTGGTTAG